A stretch of Myxococcus hansupus DNA encodes these proteins:
- a CDS encoding serine hydrolase domain-containing protein encodes MSGGWVKFSAVALLVFSSPSAWAAAPRAALEMTCEPGPGDDEASPRAFPEEVRTALDSIVRAELSQGPVAGLSVGVTRGAYRWVCAYGHRDVARRLPATPRTTYRMASVTKSFTAVAVLQLVEQGKLDLDANVTTLVPAYPGKQWPVTVRDLLGHLSGVPTYDGPAATRNLKAMNSAEAIAVFASKPLVFEPRTRYLYTTWGFNLLGGVVETASGQSYRDYVREHLFKPADMPFADLDILATRDEHHAKGYRVVGGKLKPSRLLDVTSRFAGGGTRATVGDMLGFGRAVLAHTLVSRETMGRMQTSMATTDGRLTDYGMGFATYPVRGHYVVAHAGGQPETSTMLMMLPAEDTVIALATNVEGEARRMRRLTNRLMEQLVDDALTRRDAYVSDPVDAVVNEGLNRVASYGLSYYQWATRGPGSLPEVADLPGAFASVSAMLSRKEIGRDTRVALERVRGGHEPRSGAAFIHVGAHMARTLEKLHGAERLSAYSAEGPLAFFADYLAACGAEKVPSAECFGEPLRGDVLRLSTVWRRAQVASLDRVRLDEEKSPESHWAALRKSVAASPGFHPDYSDELLRIADGFAWRKQQVLRRRWLERAVELQPRGLDARWALSEALLTANPEDAVLPHLREAVTTPQGALALAPRNFLKRLANVESAAVAAGLLRAGVLLHPDAPELWDALARREKSLGRKAAATTAQREAERARKAPKPAVVPVAPVSDTPGGGAVPDDHGVVPAGK; translated from the coding sequence ATGAGTGGAGGGTGGGTGAAGTTCAGCGCCGTGGCGCTGCTGGTGTTCTCGAGCCCCTCGGCCTGGGCCGCCGCGCCTCGCGCCGCGCTGGAGATGACGTGTGAGCCCGGTCCCGGCGACGACGAGGCCTCGCCGCGCGCGTTTCCCGAGGAGGTGCGCACCGCGCTGGACTCGATTGTCCGCGCCGAGTTGTCGCAAGGGCCCGTCGCGGGCCTGTCCGTGGGCGTCACGCGGGGGGCGTACCGCTGGGTGTGCGCCTACGGCCATCGGGATGTGGCCCGCCGCCTCCCCGCGACGCCGCGCACCACGTACCGCATGGCGTCCGTCACCAAGTCCTTCACCGCGGTGGCGGTGCTCCAGTTGGTGGAGCAGGGGAAGCTGGACCTGGACGCCAACGTCACCACGCTGGTGCCGGCATATCCGGGCAAGCAGTGGCCCGTCACCGTGAGGGATTTGCTGGGGCACCTGAGCGGTGTGCCCACGTACGACGGGCCCGCCGCCACCCGCAATTTGAAGGCGATGAACTCCGCGGAGGCCATCGCCGTCTTCGCGAGCAAGCCGCTCGTCTTCGAGCCGCGCACCCGCTACCTGTACACGACGTGGGGCTTCAACCTGCTGGGCGGGGTGGTGGAGACCGCCTCCGGCCAGTCCTACCGGGACTACGTGCGCGAGCACCTCTTCAAGCCCGCGGACATGCCGTTCGCGGACCTGGACATCCTGGCCACGCGGGATGAGCACCATGCCAAGGGCTACCGGGTGGTGGGCGGGAAGCTGAAGCCCTCGCGCTTGCTCGACGTGACCAGCCGCTTCGCGGGCGGTGGGACGCGGGCCACGGTGGGGGACATGCTGGGCTTCGGCCGGGCCGTGCTGGCGCACACGTTGGTGTCCCGCGAGACCATGGGCCGGATGCAGACCTCCATGGCCACCACCGACGGGCGCCTGACCGACTACGGCATGGGCTTCGCCACCTATCCGGTGCGAGGCCACTACGTGGTGGCGCACGCGGGAGGGCAGCCCGAAACGAGCACGATGTTGATGATGCTCCCCGCCGAGGACACGGTCATCGCGCTGGCCACCAACGTGGAGGGCGAAGCCCGGCGCATGCGCCGGCTCACCAACCGGTTGATGGAGCAGTTGGTCGATGACGCCCTCACGCGCCGCGACGCCTATGTCTCGGACCCGGTGGACGCGGTGGTGAACGAAGGGCTGAACCGCGTCGCCAGCTATGGACTGTCCTACTACCAGTGGGCCACGCGCGGTCCAGGCTCGCTGCCCGAGGTGGCGGACCTGCCAGGGGCCTTCGCGAGTGTCTCCGCGATGCTGAGCCGGAAGGAGATTGGCCGGGATACGCGCGTGGCGCTGGAGCGCGTCCGCGGTGGTCACGAGCCCCGTTCGGGCGCGGCCTTCATCCACGTGGGCGCGCACATGGCGCGCACGTTGGAGAAGCTCCACGGCGCGGAGCGCCTGAGCGCGTATTCCGCCGAGGGGCCGCTGGCCTTCTTCGCGGACTACCTGGCCGCGTGTGGCGCGGAGAAGGTGCCCAGCGCGGAGTGCTTCGGTGAGCCGCTGCGGGGAGATGTGCTCCGGCTCTCCACGGTGTGGAGGCGCGCGCAGGTGGCTTCACTGGACCGCGTGCGCCTGGACGAGGAGAAGAGCCCGGAGTCGCACTGGGCCGCGCTGCGCAAGTCCGTGGCGGCCTCGCCGGGCTTCCATCCGGACTACTCGGATGAGCTGCTGCGCATCGCGGACGGCTTCGCCTGGCGCAAGCAGCAGGTGCTCCGCCGGCGCTGGTTGGAGCGCGCCGTGGAGCTTCAGCCCCGGGGCTTGGATGCGCGCTGGGCGCTGTCCGAGGCGCTGCTGACGGCGAACCCGGAGGACGCGGTGCTGCCGCACCTTCGCGAGGCGGTGACGACGCCGCAGGGCGCCCTGGCGCTCGCGCCGAGGAACTTCCTGAAGCGCCTGGCGAACGTGGAGTCCGCCGCCGTGGCCGCGGGACTGCTGCGCGCGGGGGTGCTGCTGCATCCGGATGCGCCAGAGCTCTGGGATGCCCTGGCGCGGCGGGAGAAGTCGCTCGGGAGGAAGGCCGCGGCCACGACGGCGCAGCGCGAGGCCGAGCGCGCGCGGAAGGCGCCCAAGCCGGCGGTGGTGCCCGTCGCGCCCGTCAGCGACACGCCGGGCGGCGGAGCGGTGCCGGACGACCACGGCGTGGTGCCCGCCGGGAAGTGA
- a CDS encoding helix-turn-helix domain-containing protein yields the protein MHRRFGDHVRKLRTARELTQESLAERSDLSVDAIRRIERGSFSPSLDTLGKLSKGLDVSLKTLFQGFERERSNAVAEICDFLSLRSGREVDLAWRVIQAMFEER from the coding sequence TTGCATCGCCGGTTCGGCGACCACGTGCGCAAGCTCCGGACGGCCCGGGAACTCACCCAGGAGTCACTGGCCGAACGCAGCGACTTGTCTGTCGATGCCATCCGGCGGATCGAGCGGGGTTCCTTTTCTCCCTCCCTCGACACGCTCGGCAAGCTCTCCAAGGGGCTCGACGTCTCCTTGAAGACGCTCTTCCAGGGCTTCGAGCGCGAGCGCTCCAACGCCGTGGCGGAAATCTGCGACTTCCTGTCCCTGCGCTCGGGGCGGGAGGTGGACCTCGCCTGGCGCGTCATCCAGGCGATGTTCGAGGAGCGCTGA
- a CDS encoding nicotinate phosphoribosyltransferase, with the protein MNRPDDTALLTDLYELTMTEAYLEEGMWDEAVFSLFARKLPARRNYLLAAGLDDALTYLEQLRFDAETLDWLASQGRFSDRLLGWLERFRFSGDVDAVPEGTPVFAEEPLLEVRAPLPEAQLVETYLLNQVHFQTAVASKARRVVEAAAGRDVMEFGLRRYHGTDAGLKVARAAYLAGVGSTSNVLAGKRYGIPLAGTMAHSYVQAHDDELEAFRAFVRVYPSATLLVDTYDTLRGVQHVIRLARELGEDFQVRSIRLDSGDLLSLSIAAREMLDEAGLPQVRVYASGGLDEDTVARLVTHGAPIDSFGVGTAMGVSADAPALDMAYKLVAYAGRPRVKLSSGKVLLPGAKQIYRHDVDGVARGDVLTNRDDVAPGRPLLQPVMRAGQRLPGATPTLADIQAHARREVSRLPPELRALAPARPPYPVTLGRALARAREHEVELWSAAP; encoded by the coding sequence ATGAATCGTCCGGACGACACCGCGCTGCTGACGGACCTCTACGAACTCACGATGACGGAGGCCTATCTCGAGGAAGGAATGTGGGACGAGGCCGTCTTCAGCCTCTTCGCGCGCAAGCTCCCGGCCCGGCGCAACTACTTGCTGGCGGCGGGGCTCGACGATGCGCTGACCTACCTGGAGCAACTGCGCTTCGACGCGGAGACGCTGGACTGGCTGGCATCCCAGGGACGCTTCTCGGACCGGCTGCTCGGGTGGCTCGAACGCTTCCGCTTCAGCGGTGACGTGGACGCGGTGCCGGAAGGCACGCCCGTGTTCGCCGAGGAGCCCCTGCTGGAGGTCCGCGCGCCCCTGCCCGAGGCGCAGCTCGTGGAGACGTACCTCCTCAACCAGGTGCACTTCCAGACGGCGGTGGCCTCGAAGGCCCGGCGGGTGGTGGAAGCCGCCGCGGGGCGCGACGTCATGGAGTTCGGCCTGCGGCGCTACCACGGGACGGACGCGGGCCTGAAGGTCGCGCGCGCCGCGTACCTCGCGGGCGTGGGCTCCACCTCCAACGTGCTGGCGGGAAAGCGGTACGGGATTCCGCTCGCGGGCACCATGGCGCACAGCTACGTGCAGGCGCACGACGACGAACTGGAGGCGTTCCGCGCCTTCGTGCGCGTCTACCCCAGCGCCACGCTGCTGGTGGACACCTACGACACGCTGCGCGGCGTGCAGCACGTCATCCGGCTCGCGCGCGAGCTGGGCGAGGACTTCCAGGTGCGCTCCATCCGGCTGGACTCTGGCGACCTGCTCTCGTTGTCCATCGCCGCGCGCGAGATGCTCGACGAGGCGGGCCTCCCGCAGGTGCGGGTGTACGCGAGCGGTGGACTCGACGAGGACACGGTGGCGCGGCTGGTGACACACGGCGCGCCCATCGACAGCTTCGGCGTGGGCACGGCGATGGGCGTGTCGGCGGACGCGCCCGCGTTGGACATGGCCTACAAGCTGGTGGCGTACGCGGGCCGTCCCCGGGTGAAGCTGTCCTCGGGCAAGGTGCTGCTGCCGGGCGCGAAGCAAATCTACCGGCACGACGTGGACGGCGTGGCGCGCGGCGACGTGCTCACCAACCGGGACGACGTGGCGCCCGGAAGGCCGCTGCTTCAACCCGTGATGCGCGCGGGTCAACGCCTGCCTGGCGCCACACCCACGCTCGCGGACATCCAGGCGCACGCGCGACGCGAAGTGTCACGGCTTCCACCCGAGCTCCGCGCGCTGGCCCCCGCGCGCCCGCCCTATCCCGTGACGCTGGGACGCGCGCTGGCACGGGCCCGCGAGCATGAAGTGGAGCTGTGGTCCGCGGCGCCGTGA
- a CDS encoding HAMP domain-containing sensor histidine kinase, with amino-acid sequence MSLRAWLGATMGILALLTLSAAALLVILTAVLDRSAATLGDAVEGIRLSEELEVGLLAHDRMVREGPTKVPRGPGGLTRIELEASLYQQIGSLRRIAATEEERGQLDAVRGDVDVYFSSQWDPARAEKDAGPALDAALGGLEHVIAINVEGARVARLQAERWNTMADSAGVVLCVLLLVGVLVVSLLLRRVALQPLRDISQSMRRFGAGSKRTRAPEAGPTELRDMARTFNEMANSLTHQQEQQLAFLAGVAHELRNPLSALKLSTALTDRSRAQLTPERMDRTLALVGRQVERLDRMVGDLLDATRIEAGRLELRPEVRDACELAREVVELYRSGDTGHVLRLSLPDAPVLVRADAARLEQVLHNLISNALKYSPGGSSVEVLVRREQGEAVLCVTDQGIGISDDEKRLLFAPFQRAGNARQRAPGVGLGLSVARRIVEAHGGSIDVVSEPGHGSVFSVRLALASEAPRHPEEGGGLTPPQDALH; translated from the coding sequence ATGAGCCTGCGGGCATGGTTGGGCGCGACCATGGGCATCCTGGCCCTGTTGACGCTGTCCGCCGCCGCCTTGCTCGTCATCCTGACGGCCGTGTTGGACCGCTCCGCCGCGACCTTGGGCGACGCCGTGGAAGGCATCCGCTTGTCCGAGGAGCTGGAGGTCGGGCTGCTGGCGCACGACCGGATGGTGCGCGAGGGCCCGACGAAGGTACCGCGTGGCCCCGGTGGACTCACTCGCATCGAGCTCGAGGCCTCGCTGTATCAACAAATCGGGTCGCTGCGCCGCATCGCTGCGACCGAGGAGGAGCGCGGGCAGCTCGACGCGGTTCGTGGGGACGTGGACGTCTACTTCTCCTCGCAGTGGGACCCGGCGCGGGCGGAGAAGGACGCGGGGCCGGCGCTGGACGCCGCGTTGGGCGGGCTGGAGCATGTCATCGCCATCAACGTGGAAGGCGCGCGCGTGGCCCGGCTCCAGGCGGAGCGGTGGAACACCATGGCGGACTCCGCAGGGGTGGTGCTCTGCGTGTTGCTGCTGGTGGGCGTGCTCGTCGTGAGCCTGTTGCTCCGGCGCGTGGCGCTCCAGCCCTTGCGAGACATCAGCCAGTCCATGCGCCGCTTCGGCGCGGGCAGCAAGCGCACCCGCGCGCCCGAGGCGGGGCCCACCGAGCTGCGCGACATGGCCCGGACGTTCAACGAGATGGCCAACAGCCTGACGCACCAGCAGGAGCAGCAACTGGCCTTCCTCGCGGGCGTGGCCCACGAGCTGCGCAACCCGCTGTCCGCCCTCAAGTTGTCCACGGCCCTGACGGACCGGAGCCGCGCCCAGCTCACCCCCGAGCGCATGGACCGCACCCTGGCCCTGGTGGGCCGGCAGGTGGAGCGGTTGGACCGGATGGTGGGGGACCTGCTCGACGCCACCCGCATCGAGGCGGGCCGGCTGGAGCTGCGGCCGGAGGTTCGGGACGCGTGTGAGCTGGCGCGCGAGGTGGTGGAGCTCTACCGCTCCGGCGACACCGGCCATGTCCTCCGCCTGTCCCTGCCGGACGCGCCCGTGCTGGTGCGGGCCGACGCGGCCCGGCTGGAGCAGGTGCTGCACAACCTCATCAGCAACGCGCTGAAGTACTCACCGGGGGGCAGCAGCGTGGAGGTGCTCGTCCGCCGGGAGCAGGGGGAGGCCGTCCTGTGCGTGACGGACCAGGGCATTGGCATCTCCGACGACGAGAAGCGCCTGCTCTTCGCGCCCTTCCAGCGCGCGGGCAACGCGCGTCAGCGCGCGCCGGGGGTGGGCCTGGGACTGTCGGTGGCCCGGCGCATCGTCGAGGCCCATGGTGGCAGCATCGACGTGGTGAGCGAGCCGGGCCATGGCTCCGTCTTCTCCGTGCGGCTGGCCCTGGCCTCCGAGGCGCCGCGGCATCCGGAAGAGGGCGGGGGGCTGACGCCTCCCCAGGACGCCTTGCACTGA
- a CDS encoding SGNH/GDSL hydrolase family protein → MTHLEVGRGGRRTWFPVLLGGLLTACDIGSPPRAATPPAPAVESPAPKPAPEPVFRRVMPVRPDRIGVVQAQAEKLGAPGARVEDPCVTPSGGGCARTALAPFFTALDALAAGTASGPVVIEAFGNSLIAGDRIVDVLRDDLSTAYGSAGRGVLLVDRMAPYGGRGRTSASSSGWQPRTLGELRAPPHAFGISGVYHVATRAKARSRFKLEGEARGTLWWLDVPGGGALTVMSEGQVLARTEPTGDGASRATAFVLPEGGRTLDVVAEGQGAVVQGVVLQHARPGIVLDTLGVPSSDAGLYARIDGAALTSQLAERAPKLLVFFLGGNESKRIEWKRLDMEKLRADLSALLRRTRAAAPQSACLLVGPMDAVRGPDAKAQSLTQRPSLEAVNAAEREVALAEGCAFFDFYAAMGGKGALVRFHEAGFMHEDLVHPRGAGLDVLGHLVTDALLRAYVETPPFAPGVAVASPNETSVEVTP, encoded by the coding sequence ATGACGCATCTGGAAGTCGGGCGGGGCGGCCGGCGGACCTGGTTCCCGGTCCTGCTCGGTGGGCTGCTGACCGCCTGTGACATCGGGTCCCCGCCTCGCGCCGCCACCCCCCCGGCCCCCGCAGTGGAGAGTCCCGCCCCGAAACCGGCCCCCGAGCCCGTGTTCCGCCGGGTGATGCCCGTTCGGCCCGATCGCATCGGGGTGGTGCAGGCCCAGGCCGAGAAGCTGGGCGCACCCGGCGCCCGGGTCGAGGACCCGTGTGTGACGCCCTCGGGCGGTGGCTGCGCGCGCACGGCGCTGGCGCCCTTCTTCACCGCGCTGGACGCGCTGGCCGCTGGGACGGCTTCGGGCCCGGTCGTCATCGAGGCGTTCGGGAACTCGTTGATCGCCGGCGATCGCATCGTGGACGTGCTGCGGGATGACCTGTCCACGGCCTACGGGAGCGCGGGGCGGGGGGTGTTGCTGGTGGACCGCATGGCGCCCTACGGCGGGCGGGGCCGCACCAGCGCGAGCAGCAGCGGATGGCAGCCGCGCACGCTGGGGGAGCTGCGCGCGCCGCCCCATGCCTTCGGCATCAGCGGCGTGTATCACGTGGCCACCCGCGCGAAGGCGCGCAGCCGCTTCAAGCTGGAGGGCGAGGCGCGCGGCACGTTGTGGTGGCTGGATGTGCCCGGCGGCGGGGCGCTCACGGTGATGAGCGAGGGCCAGGTGCTCGCGCGGACCGAGCCCACGGGTGACGGCGCGTCGCGCGCCACGGCCTTCGTGTTGCCCGAAGGCGGACGGACGCTGGACGTGGTGGCCGAGGGCCAGGGCGCGGTGGTGCAGGGCGTCGTGTTGCAGCACGCGCGGCCCGGCATCGTCCTGGACACGCTGGGCGTGCCGTCCTCGGACGCGGGGCTCTACGCGCGCATCGACGGCGCGGCGCTCACGTCCCAGCTCGCCGAGCGCGCCCCCAAGCTGCTGGTCTTCTTCCTGGGCGGCAATGAGTCCAAGCGCATCGAGTGGAAGCGCCTGGACATGGAGAAGCTGCGCGCGGACCTGAGCGCGTTGCTCCGCCGCACGCGGGCCGCCGCGCCCCAGAGCGCCTGCCTGTTGGTGGGGCCCATGGACGCGGTGCGCGGGCCCGACGCGAAGGCCCAGTCGCTGACGCAGCGGCCCTCGCTGGAGGCCGTCAACGCGGCGGAGCGGGAGGTCGCGCTCGCTGAAGGGTGCGCCTTCTTCGACTTCTACGCCGCCATGGGCGGAAAGGGGGCCCTGGTGCGTTTCCATGAGGCGGGCTTCATGCACGAGGACCTGGTGCACCCGCGTGGCGCGGGGCTGGACGTGCTGGGGCACCTCGTCACCGACGCGCTACTGCGCGCCTATGTGGAGACGCCGCCGTTCGCGCCGGGCGTCGCGGTCGCCTCCCCGAACGAGACCAGCGTGGAGGTCACGCCATGA
- a CDS encoding GspE/PulE family protein — MNRAANLLWTLAVLAVVGGTGVWVYRHASLGTGPALEAGGHYLRDVMSPLFAASVALAFGFSYASGVAARRARHREPKPKPLAKGPSLSPLEVLTHDTATAVRTLLTELGQRLRRIAAKPDPDIIGFMGQLMDGAIRLGASDVHIHPLEAGTRIAFRMHGVLEEVLTFPREHHSRLINRVKVLAKLPLYDLDKPLDGHFPLSTDEGPADIRVSILPTNHGAAVALRIARTGVRLPQLSALGFPEALLSKFQERLALPQGLILVAGATGSGKTTSLYASLGHIQQSRGELTRIATIEDPIEFDVPLFAQTQVNAAQGFTFAQGLRAVLRQDPNVIMVGEIRDSETARTAIQAGLSGHLLLSTIHANSAAGAFNRLIDMGVEPFLLASATAATLSQRLVRSLCPHCRAPQPLTPEEAVRLDAAGLPRGNFFGPVGCERCEGSGYLGRTAIYEMLVISQNIRDAINAKVPSSRVQEIAVQEGMVTLLAAGVERARDGTTSLREVFRVVGG; from the coding sequence ATGAATCGAGCCGCCAACCTGCTGTGGACCCTGGCGGTCCTCGCCGTGGTGGGAGGTACCGGCGTGTGGGTGTACCGGCACGCCTCGCTGGGAACGGGCCCCGCCCTCGAGGCCGGCGGCCACTACCTGCGCGATGTGATGTCACCGCTCTTCGCCGCGAGCGTGGCCCTGGCCTTCGGCTTCAGCTACGCCTCGGGTGTGGCGGCCCGCCGCGCGCGGCACCGGGAGCCCAAGCCCAAGCCGCTGGCCAAGGGACCGAGCCTGTCTCCGCTGGAGGTGCTCACCCATGACACGGCCACCGCCGTCAGGACCCTGCTGACGGAGCTGGGCCAGCGACTGCGCCGCATCGCCGCGAAGCCCGATCCGGACATCATCGGCTTCATGGGCCAGTTGATGGACGGCGCCATCCGGCTGGGCGCCAGCGACGTCCACATCCATCCGCTGGAGGCGGGAACGCGCATCGCCTTCCGCATGCACGGCGTCCTGGAGGAAGTGCTCACCTTCCCGCGTGAGCACCATTCGCGGCTCATCAACCGCGTCAAGGTGCTCGCCAAGCTGCCGCTCTACGACCTCGACAAGCCGCTGGACGGGCACTTTCCCTTGTCCACGGACGAGGGCCCCGCGGACATCCGCGTCTCCATCCTCCCCACCAACCACGGCGCGGCGGTGGCCCTGCGCATCGCGCGCACCGGCGTGCGGCTGCCCCAACTGTCGGCGCTCGGCTTCCCCGAGGCCCTGCTCTCCAAGTTCCAGGAGCGGCTCGCGCTTCCCCAGGGCCTCATCCTGGTGGCGGGCGCCACCGGCAGCGGCAAGACGACGTCGCTGTATGCCTCGCTGGGCCACATCCAGCAGTCGCGCGGCGAGCTCACGCGCATCGCCACCATCGAAGACCCCATCGAGTTCGACGTCCCGCTCTTCGCCCAGACGCAGGTCAACGCCGCGCAGGGCTTCACCTTCGCGCAGGGCCTGCGCGCGGTGCTCCGGCAGGACCCCAACGTCATCATGGTGGGCGAGATTCGCGACTCGGAGACGGCCCGCACGGCCATCCAGGCGGGCCTCAGCGGTCACCTGCTGCTGAGCACCATCCACGCGAACTCGGCCGCGGGCGCCTTCAACCGCCTCATCGACATGGGCGTCGAGCCCTTCCTGCTCGCCTCCGCGACCGCCGCCACGCTGTCCCAGCGGCTGGTGCGAAGCCTGTGCCCCCACTGCCGGGCGCCCCAGCCGCTCACGCCGGAAGAGGCGGTGCGGTTGGACGCCGCGGGCCTGCCCCGTGGCAACTTCTTCGGGCCCGTGGGCTGCGAGCGCTGCGAGGGCAGCGGCTACCTGGGCCGCACCGCCATCTACGAGATGCTCGTCATCTCCCAGAACATCCGCGACGCCATCAACGCCAAGGTGCCCAGCTCCCGCGTCCAGGAGATCGCCGTCCAGGAGGGCATGGTCACCCTGCTCGCCGCGGGCGTCGAACGCGCGCGCGACGGCACCACGTCCCTGCGGGAAGTCTTCCGGGTGGTGGGCGGATGA
- a CDS encoding YIP1 family protein has product MSIPCPRCQALVVPGVERCAWCGNSLVMEATPGSSDPVCAVHPELRSLHACARCGSFACAKCLRKGYRDEPLCASCHERVPEDALPWDQRAELGTLKAFWQTCLAVLFRPSATLERARPDGSVGSSLGFAALSYFVGYFTTILLYMTLVFAIPRELAESDNINPDAMRLMWLGLMCVGLVMAPVMGVATTIVNSGLDHLVFRLQGTGQPFSVTLRANALSLSPFLVGLIPLCGAYVSPLWSLGLRIYAYRALHRTNWGTAALGALAVPLLSCGLVFGLYAVLLLVGLSMGGGR; this is encoded by the coding sequence ATGAGCATTCCGTGTCCCCGCTGTCAGGCCCTCGTCGTCCCCGGTGTGGAGCGCTGTGCCTGGTGCGGCAACTCACTCGTGATGGAGGCCACGCCCGGCTCCTCCGACCCGGTGTGCGCAGTCCACCCGGAGCTGCGCAGCCTGCACGCGTGCGCCCGGTGCGGCAGCTTCGCGTGCGCGAAGTGCTTGCGGAAGGGGTATCGGGACGAGCCCCTCTGCGCTTCGTGCCATGAGCGCGTGCCCGAGGATGCCCTGCCTTGGGACCAGCGCGCCGAGCTGGGGACGCTGAAGGCGTTCTGGCAGACGTGTCTGGCGGTGCTGTTTCGCCCGTCGGCCACCCTGGAGCGCGCGCGGCCGGACGGCTCGGTGGGCAGCTCGCTGGGGTTCGCGGCGCTGAGCTACTTCGTGGGCTACTTCACCACGATTCTCCTCTACATGACCCTCGTGTTCGCCATCCCTCGGGAGCTGGCGGAGAGCGACAACATCAATCCAGACGCGATGCGTTTGATGTGGCTGGGGTTGATGTGCGTGGGCCTCGTGATGGCGCCCGTCATGGGCGTCGCGACCACCATCGTGAACTCGGGCCTGGACCACCTGGTGTTCCGGCTGCAGGGCACCGGGCAGCCCTTCTCCGTCACGCTGAGGGCCAACGCGCTGTCCCTGTCTCCGTTCCTGGTGGGCTTGATTCCCCTCTGTGGCGCGTACGTCTCGCCCCTCTGGTCCCTGGGCCTGCGCATCTACGCGTACCGGGCCCTGCACCGCACGAACTGGGGAACCGCGGCGCTGGGCGCGCTGGCGGTGCCGCTCTTGTCCTGCGGCCTCGTCTTCGGCCTCTACGCGGTGCTGCTCCTGGTGGGCCTGAGCATGGGCGGCGGCCGGTAG
- a CDS encoding PEGA domain-containing protein, which translates to MSTSPTPSHGRPTHNASSEPDTWSQSLMGRTEELAHLQAQQAQTAASDDDAATAPGRHLPVEGNAAPRRKLVNVPPPPPPPSALAAALRLCGAAAAVVAAGIFALPALQKAGEAPPTREELATARPETTLAPQLDTPVEVREGEVHAQHAFMEGVSVLMVDTLPPGATLFVNGRSEGATPLTVTLDCLAGTPVAVKLTRRGFSPLEHTLTCRQDTMTQLTGKLRKARGGAKP; encoded by the coding sequence ATGAGCACCTCTCCCACGCCCAGCCACGGCCGCCCCACGCACAACGCGTCCTCCGAGCCCGACACCTGGTCTCAGTCCCTGATGGGGCGCACCGAGGAGCTGGCCCACCTCCAGGCGCAGCAGGCCCAGACGGCCGCGTCCGACGACGACGCGGCCACCGCGCCGGGACGGCACCTGCCCGTGGAGGGGAACGCGGCGCCCCGGCGCAAGCTCGTCAACGTCCCGCCACCGCCTCCGCCGCCCAGCGCGCTGGCCGCGGCACTCCGGCTGTGCGGCGCCGCCGCCGCCGTGGTGGCCGCGGGCATCTTCGCGCTGCCCGCGCTCCAGAAAGCAGGCGAGGCGCCGCCCACGCGCGAGGAGCTGGCCACGGCCCGCCCCGAGACGACGCTCGCGCCGCAACTCGACACCCCCGTCGAGGTCCGCGAGGGCGAGGTCCATGCGCAGCACGCGTTCATGGAAGGCGTCAGCGTGCTCATGGTCGACACCCTCCCGCCGGGAGCGACCCTGTTCGTGAACGGCCGAAGCGAGGGCGCCACCCCGCTGACGGTGACGCTGGACTGTCTGGCGGGCACCCCCGTGGCGGTGAAGCTCACGCGCCGGGGATTCAGCCCACTCGAGCACACGCTGACCTGCCGTCAGGACACGATGACGCAGCTCACCGGCAAGCTGCGCAAGGCCCGGGGCGGCGCGAAGCCGTGA